One genomic segment of Micromonospora sp. WMMC415 includes these proteins:
- the nuoN gene encoding NADH-quinone oxidoreductase subunit NuoN, translated as MTELKLPSIDYAALAPTLIMLGAALVGVLVEAFVPRRLRHVVQLSVALLAVLAALTMVVLNADDRLITIGGAIAVDGPTLFLQGAILVLAAMALLLIGERTVERGGAFVAQAAVTAESADDRRQADGANGLTEVYPLTTFAIGGMLIFVAANDLLTMFIALEVFSLPLYLLCALARRRRLLSQEAALKYFMLGAYASAFFLFGVALVYGFTAGIPGRPAGVDFATVHAAVADSPASPVLLFAGMALIAIGLLFKAAAAPFHVWTPDVYQGAPTPITGFMAACTKVAAFGALLRVFHVAFEGARWDFTPVLGVVAVLTMLVGAVLAVTQTDIKRLLAYSSIANAGYLLVGVLAPSREGVSGTMFYLVAYGFSVLAAFAVVTLVRDADGEATHLSRWAGLGRRSPFYAALFTFILLAFAGIPLTSGFTSKFAVFGPALDGGQAWLVVAGVLTSMVLAFPYLRVVVMMWLSEPGESTPAVTVPGGLTSAALMIGVIATLVLGVAPAPLLDLATGAAEFVR; from the coding sequence GTGACCGAGCTGAAACTGCCGTCGATCGACTACGCGGCGCTCGCGCCGACGCTCATCATGCTGGGTGCCGCGCTGGTCGGTGTCCTGGTCGAGGCGTTCGTGCCGCGGCGGCTGCGGCACGTGGTCCAGCTGTCGGTGGCGCTGCTGGCGGTGCTCGCCGCGCTGACCATGGTGGTGCTGAACGCCGACGACCGCCTCATCACCATCGGTGGGGCGATCGCGGTGGACGGGCCGACGCTGTTCCTCCAGGGCGCGATCCTCGTGCTCGCCGCGATGGCGCTGCTGCTCATCGGTGAGCGCACCGTCGAGCGGGGCGGGGCGTTCGTGGCCCAGGCGGCGGTGACCGCCGAGTCGGCCGACGACCGGCGGCAGGCCGACGGGGCCAACGGCCTCACCGAGGTGTACCCGCTGACCACGTTCGCGATCGGCGGCATGCTGATCTTCGTGGCGGCGAACGACCTGCTGACCATGTTCATCGCGCTGGAGGTCTTCTCGCTGCCGCTCTACCTGCTCTGCGCGCTGGCCCGCCGCCGGCGGCTGCTGAGCCAGGAGGCGGCGCTGAAGTACTTCATGCTCGGGGCGTACGCCTCGGCGTTCTTCCTGTTCGGCGTCGCCCTGGTGTACGGCTTCACCGCCGGCATCCCGGGCCGCCCGGCCGGGGTGGACTTCGCCACCGTCCACGCCGCCGTCGCCGACAGCCCGGCCAGCCCGGTGCTGCTCTTCGCCGGCATGGCGCTGATCGCCATCGGCCTGCTGTTCAAGGCCGCCGCCGCGCCGTTCCACGTGTGGACGCCGGACGTCTACCAGGGCGCGCCCACGCCGATCACCGGCTTCATGGCCGCCTGCACGAAGGTCGCCGCGTTCGGCGCCCTGCTGCGGGTCTTCCACGTGGCGTTCGAGGGGGCACGGTGGGACTTCACCCCGGTCCTCGGCGTGGTGGCGGTGCTGACCATGCTGGTCGGTGCGGTGCTGGCGGTCACGCAGACCGACATCAAGCGGCTGCTCGCGTACTCGTCGATCGCGAACGCCGGCTACCTGCTCGTCGGCGTGCTCGCGCCGAGCAGGGAGGGCGTCTCCGGGACGATGTTCTACCTGGTGGCGTACGGCTTTTCGGTGCTGGCCGCGTTCGCCGTGGTGACCCTGGTCCGGGACGCGGACGGGGAGGCGACCCACCTGTCCCGGTGGGCGGGCCTGGGCCGCCGCTCGCCGTTCTACGCCGCGCTGTTCACCTTCATCCTGCTCGCGTTCGCCGGTATCCCGCTGACCAGCGGCTTCACCAGCAAGTTCGCGGTCTTCGGGCCGGCGCTGGACGGCGGGCAGGCGTGGCTGGTGGTCGCCGGTGTGCTGACCAGCATGGTGCTGGCCTTCCCGTACCTGCGGGTGGTCGTCATGATGTGGCTCTCCGAGCCCGGTGAGTCGACCCCGGCGGTCACCGTCCCGGGCGGGCTCACCTCCGCCGCGCTGATGATCGGCGTGATCGCCACCCTGGTCCTCGGCGTCGCCCCGGCACCGCTGCTCGACCTCGCCACGGGAGCCGCCGAGTTCGTGCGGTGA
- a CDS encoding anti-sigma factor — protein MTRCEFAHDDGAYVLGALAPAERTAYERHLAGCAECRQAVAEIAVLPGLLGRLDPAGLEQFLPPPEDSRLPDLLSAARDRRRRERLATRRRYALTTLAAAALALVVGLGTAAVLPGTDPRGRADMVAMQPVAGTVPVHAEIGLTGTEWGTEVTMRCGYDSSVGYRKASAFRLVARSADGTSEQIGSWLAGPGDDLRISAATRFTDAELVRLELVRADGTPVLAYDVR, from the coding sequence ATGACCCGGTGCGAGTTCGCGCACGACGACGGCGCGTACGTGCTGGGTGCGCTGGCGCCGGCCGAGCGGACGGCGTACGAGCGGCACCTCGCCGGCTGCGCCGAGTGCCGCCAGGCGGTCGCGGAGATCGCCGTGCTCCCCGGCCTGCTCGGGCGGCTCGACCCGGCCGGCCTGGAGCAGTTCCTGCCGCCGCCGGAGGATTCCCGGCTGCCCGACCTGCTCTCCGCCGCGCGGGACCGCCGGCGCCGGGAACGGCTGGCCACCCGTCGCCGGTACGCCCTCACCACGCTCGCCGCCGCGGCGCTGGCGCTGGTCGTCGGCCTCGGCACAGCCGCCGTGCTACCCGGTACGGACCCGCGCGGAAGAGCGGACATGGTCGCCATGCAGCCGGTCGCCGGCACGGTGCCGGTGCACGCCGAGATCGGGCTGACCGGCACCGAGTGGGGCACCGAGGTGACGATGCGGTGCGGGTACGACTCCTCCGTCGGCTACCGCAAGGCGTCCGCTTTCCGGCTGGTCGCGCGCAGCGCCGACGGCACCAGCGAGCAGATCGGCTCGTGGCTCGCCGGCCCGGGCGACGACCTGCGGATCAGCGCCGCCACCCGGTTCACCGACGCGGAACTGGTCCGGCTGGAACTGGTCCGCGCCGACGGCACCCCGGTCTTGGCCTACGACGTCCGCTAG
- the rarD gene encoding EamA family transporter RarD: MTPRRLGYLYGIGAYLLWGFFPLYLKLLQPAGPLEILAHRIVWSVVFVALVLAALRNVGFLRALLRRPRALAGIGAAAALIALNWGTYIHGVNSDRVVETALGYFINPLVVVLLGVFVLRERLRPAQWVALGVGGAAVAVLTVDYGRLPYLALVLAFSFAGYGLVKKRLGLPAAEGLFVESAVLALPALGYLLWLGGVGGAAFGAVSAGHTALLVAAGAATAIPLLMFAGAANRLPLTSLGMIQYLAPILQLACGVLVFHEPMPPARLAGFALVWLALAIFTTDAVRSAHRQRRVRNRRAGPAPAPRDIAVSVAASPGSPPLSGRKLPDRG; encoded by the coding sequence GTGACGCCTCGTCGGCTCGGCTACCTGTACGGCATCGGCGCGTACCTGCTCTGGGGCTTCTTCCCGCTCTACCTGAAGCTGCTCCAGCCGGCCGGCCCGCTGGAGATCCTGGCCCACCGGATCGTCTGGTCGGTGGTCTTCGTCGCGCTGGTGCTGGCCGCGCTGCGCAACGTCGGCTTCCTGCGTGCGCTGCTCCGCCGGCCCCGCGCCCTCGCCGGGATCGGAGCGGCCGCCGCGCTGATCGCCCTCAACTGGGGCACCTACATCCACGGGGTGAACTCCGACCGGGTGGTGGAGACCGCCCTCGGTTACTTCATCAACCCGCTCGTGGTCGTGCTGCTCGGGGTGTTCGTGCTGCGCGAGCGGCTACGCCCCGCGCAGTGGGTGGCGCTGGGCGTGGGCGGTGCGGCGGTGGCGGTGCTGACCGTCGACTACGGCCGGCTGCCGTACCTCGCCCTGGTCCTGGCGTTCAGCTTCGCCGGGTACGGCCTGGTCAAGAAGCGGCTCGGGCTGCCCGCCGCCGAGGGGCTCTTCGTCGAGTCGGCGGTGCTGGCCCTGCCCGCGCTGGGGTACCTGCTGTGGTTGGGCGGCGTCGGCGGGGCCGCCTTCGGTGCGGTGTCGGCCGGGCACACCGCGCTGCTGGTCGCGGCCGGCGCGGCCACCGCGATCCCGCTGCTGATGTTCGCCGGCGCGGCCAACCGGCTGCCGCTCACCAGCCTGGGGATGATCCAGTACCTCGCCCCGATCCTCCAGCTCGCCTGCGGTGTCCTCGTCTTCCACGAGCCGATGCCGCCGGCCCGCCTGGCCGGCTTCGCCCTGGTGTGGCTGGCCCTGGCCATCTTCACGACGGACGCCGTCCGCTCGGCCCACCGCCAGCGCCGCGTCCGCAACCGTCGTGCTGGGCCGGCACCCGCCCCCCGCGATATCGCGGTTTCGGTCGCCGCTTCGCCCGGTTCACCGCCTTTGTCCGGGCGGAAGCTGCCCGATCGCGGGTAA
- a CDS encoding GNAT family N-acetyltransferase, producing the protein MFILTRDDGYLISTDPERLDLNRVHRWLSTDAYWAVGRDRATVARAFAGSIGFGVYRPGDGHQVAVARAVTDHATFAWLCDVYVDRSERGRGLGTWLAAAVRDHLAEIGVRRILLGTNDAHGVYAKVGFAPLEQPERWMQLDQRVNPVTSKEQQPDTPLTVEA; encoded by the coding sequence GTGTTCATCCTTACCCGTGACGACGGCTACCTGATCAGCACCGACCCCGAGCGCCTCGACCTCAACCGGGTGCACCGCTGGCTCAGCACCGACGCGTACTGGGCCGTCGGGCGGGACCGGGCGACGGTGGCGCGCGCCTTCGCCGGCTCGATCGGCTTCGGGGTGTACCGGCCGGGCGACGGCCACCAGGTGGCGGTGGCGCGGGCGGTGACCGACCACGCCACCTTCGCCTGGCTCTGCGACGTGTACGTCGACCGCTCCGAACGCGGGCGCGGGCTGGGCACCTGGCTGGCCGCCGCGGTCCGCGACCACCTCGCCGAGATCGGCGTACGCCGGATCCTGCTGGGCACCAACGACGCCCACGGCGTGTACGCGAAGGTCGGCTTCGCCCCGCTGGAGCAGCCGGAGCGGTGGATGCAGCTGGACCAGCGGGTGAACCCGGTCACCAGCAAGGAGCAGCAGCCGGATACGCCCCTTACGGTGGAGGCGTGA
- a CDS encoding phage holin family protein, with the protein MGFLKGLLIRLAVTALAFWLATLLIPGITLDSNSATETVTTLVLVAVIFGVVNAVLQPIIKTVGCGFYLLTLGLIALVVNGLLFLLTSWIAGQAGLPFDVDGFWPAAVLGALFVSVVTWILGAILDRD; encoded by the coding sequence ATGGGTTTCCTGAAAGGGCTCCTGATCCGGCTGGCCGTCACGGCACTGGCCTTCTGGCTGGCCACGTTGCTGATCCCCGGGATCACGCTGGACTCGAACTCGGCCACCGAGACGGTCACGACGCTGGTTCTCGTGGCCGTGATCTTCGGTGTCGTCAACGCGGTGCTACAGCCGATCATCAAGACCGTGGGCTGCGGCTTCTACCTGCTGACCCTCGGACTGATCGCGCTGGTCGTCAACGGGCTGCTGTTCCTGCTGACCAGCTGGATCGCCGGCCAGGCCGGGCTGCCGTTCGATGTGGACGGCTTCTGGCCGGCCGCCGTGCTCGGTGCGCTCTTCGTCAGCGTGGTCACCTGGATCCTCGGCGCCATCCTCGACCGCGACTGA
- a CDS encoding sigma-70 family RNA polymerase sigma factor produces MLRALHDEHAEALYAHALRLVNGDRQRAEDLVQETLLRAWRHPESLDPRRGSVRGWLFTTARNLAIDAWRRRSTRVGEVYTDELPEPPETVDEAERAVEAWTVAEALNRLSPTHREVLVECFYQGRSVAEAAARLGVPPGTVKSRTHYALRSLRLVLAEMGVTG; encoded by the coding sequence CTGCTCCGCGCCCTGCACGACGAGCACGCGGAGGCGCTGTACGCGCACGCCCTGCGCCTGGTCAACGGGGACCGGCAGCGGGCCGAGGACCTGGTGCAGGAGACCCTGCTGCGCGCCTGGCGGCACCCGGAGTCGCTCGACCCGCGCCGCGGCTCGGTCCGTGGCTGGCTCTTCACGACCGCCCGCAACCTGGCGATCGACGCCTGGCGCCGCCGGTCCACGAGAGTCGGGGAGGTCTACACCGACGAACTGCCCGAGCCGCCGGAGACGGTCGACGAGGCGGAGCGCGCGGTGGAGGCGTGGACCGTCGCCGAGGCCCTGAACCGACTCAGCCCCACCCATCGTGAAGTCCTGGTGGAGTGCTTCTACCAGGGCCGGTCGGTGGCGGAGGCCGCCGCGCGGCTCGGGGTGCCGCCGGGCACCGTCAAGTCCCGGACGCACTACGCCCTGCGCTCACTACGGTTGGTCCTTGCCGAGATGGGGGTGACCGGATGA
- a CDS encoding polyprenyl synthetase family protein, whose translation MVGDVVNPGGERSGATGAGGRPRRHGAGQFGALGLHLADPRVEESVLGVLERVETELRAGVESADPFVTEAARHLVEAGGKRFRPLLVALGAQFGDPTGPQVVPAAVVMELTHLATLYHDDVMDEAPVRRGAPSANSRWTNSVAILVGDYLFARAADIAADLGTEAVRLQARTFARLVHGQIAETVGPRPGDDPVAHYLNVIAEKTGSLIATSARFGGMFGGASPEHTEALAGYGETIGVAFQLSDDLLDIASESVQSGKTPGTDLREGVPTLPVLYALASDDADASSLRLREILATGALTDDDLHAEALGLLRESPALKRARETVRSYAEDARARLAPLPRTPARRALESLCDYIADRTS comes from the coding sequence ATGGTTGGAGACGTGGTGAATCCGGGTGGCGAGCGTTCAGGTGCCACCGGCGCGGGTGGCCGTCCGCGCCGGCACGGCGCGGGTCAGTTCGGCGCGCTCGGCCTGCACCTCGCCGATCCCCGCGTCGAGGAGTCGGTGCTGGGTGTGCTGGAGAGGGTCGAGACCGAGCTGCGGGCCGGCGTGGAGAGCGCCGACCCGTTCGTCACCGAGGCGGCCCGGCATCTCGTCGAGGCGGGCGGCAAGCGGTTCCGGCCTTTGCTGGTGGCACTCGGCGCCCAGTTCGGCGACCCGACCGGCCCGCAGGTGGTGCCCGCGGCGGTGGTGATGGAGCTCACCCACCTGGCGACGCTCTACCACGACGACGTCATGGACGAGGCGCCCGTGCGCCGGGGCGCCCCGAGCGCCAACTCCCGCTGGACGAACTCGGTCGCCATCCTGGTGGGCGACTACCTCTTCGCCCGGGCCGCGGACATCGCGGCCGACCTGGGCACGGAGGCCGTCCGCCTCCAGGCCCGGACGTTCGCGCGCCTGGTGCACGGCCAGATCGCGGAGACCGTGGGGCCGCGGCCGGGCGACGACCCGGTGGCGCACTACCTGAACGTCATCGCGGAGAAGACCGGGTCGCTGATCGCCACCTCGGCGCGTTTCGGGGGCATGTTCGGCGGCGCCAGCCCGGAGCACACCGAGGCCCTCGCCGGCTACGGCGAGACCATCGGCGTGGCGTTCCAGCTCTCCGACGACCTGCTCGACATCGCCAGCGAGTCGGTGCAGTCGGGCAAGACGCCCGGCACCGACCTGCGTGAGGGCGTCCCGACCCTGCCGGTGCTGTACGCGCTCGCCTCCGACGACGCGGACGCCTCGTCACTGCGGCTGCGGGAGATCCTGGCGACCGGCGCGCTCACCGACGACGACCTGCACGCCGAGGCCCTCGGCCTGCTCCGGGAGAGCCCGGCCCTGAAGCGGGCCCGGGAGACGGTCCGCAGCTACGCCGAGGACGCCCGTGCCCGGCTGGCTCCCCTGCCGAGGACCCCGGCCCGCCGGGCCCTCGAATCCCTCTGCGACTACATCGCCGACCGCACCAGCTGA
- a CDS encoding PhoX family phosphatase: protein MSDRPRLLPLLGSTRHGSRDAMTCLYRCGNACDHPVPNTSDNAYFGDLVDAEVSRRGVVRAGAVGALVLGFGGAAAGALAGAGAASAAPAAPAAPAAPDAAGFGRPSGGIGSGALTFKPVPPNKLDSFIVPNGYDHTVIIRWGDEVVPGAPEFDLHRQTAAAQAKQFGYNNDFVGVLPLSRNRALLVVNHEYTNEDLMFPGFTSLDALSVEQLKVAMAAHGMSVVELERVGGSGEWRPVKSGRRQYNRRVTANTTKFELTGPAAGSAWLKTAADPKGRTVIGTLNNCAGGVTPWGTVLSGEENFNQYFVGGDGAPEELKPKLARYGISTTSRYPSGNRKWERADERFDLARHPNEAHRFGWIVEIDPYDPESRPRKHTALGRFKHEGANVIVARSGHVVAYMGDDERFDYLYKFVSDKKFMKGNSWVARNHNLTLLESGTLYVAKLDYTSAAEIDGSGKLPADGAFNGRGTWIKLVSGNRSYVEGMTAADVLTFTRIAGDKVGATKMDRPEDVEPSLLTGKVYVALTNNTNRGVGGNPTADEANPRTANKHGHVLELVEDRNDNAAETFAWSVPIVAGDPTDPSTYFAGYDKTKVSPISCPDNVAFDATGNLWISTDGNALGSNDGLFATAIEGPERGHLKQFLTVPLGAEACGPFITGDNRSVFVAVQHPGEISGASVENPASNWPDGDYAKPGVVVTWRLDGGPIGS, encoded by the coding sequence ATGAGCGACCGTCCTCGGCTGCTCCCGCTGCTGGGCTCCACCCGCCACGGCAGCCGCGACGCCATGACCTGTCTCTACCGGTGCGGCAACGCCTGCGACCACCCGGTGCCGAACACCTCCGACAACGCGTACTTCGGGGACCTGGTGGACGCCGAGGTCTCCCGCCGTGGCGTGGTCCGTGCCGGCGCGGTCGGCGCGCTGGTTCTCGGCTTCGGCGGCGCGGCGGCCGGTGCGCTGGCCGGCGCCGGCGCCGCCTCGGCCGCCCCCGCCGCCCCCGCCGCCCCGGCGGCGCCGGACGCCGCCGGCTTCGGCCGCCCCAGCGGCGGTATCGGCAGCGGCGCCCTGACCTTCAAGCCGGTCCCGCCGAACAAGCTGGACAGCTTCATCGTCCCCAACGGCTACGACCACACCGTCATCATCCGCTGGGGTGACGAGGTGGTCCCGGGGGCGCCCGAGTTCGACCTGCACCGCCAGACCGCCGCCGCGCAGGCGAAGCAGTTCGGCTACAACAACGACTTCGTCGGCGTGCTGCCGCTGAGCCGGAACCGGGCCCTGCTCGTGGTGAACCACGAGTACACCAACGAGGACCTGATGTTCCCCGGCTTCACCAGCCTGGACGCGCTGTCCGTGGAGCAGCTGAAGGTCGCCATGGCCGCGCACGGCATGTCCGTCGTGGAGCTGGAGCGGGTCGGCGGCAGCGGCGAGTGGCGCCCGGTGAAGTCCGGCCGGCGGCAGTACAACCGGCGGGTCACCGCCAACACCACCAAGTTCGAGCTGACCGGCCCGGCCGCCGGCTCGGCCTGGCTGAAGACCGCCGCCGACCCCAAGGGCCGCACGGTCATCGGCACGCTGAACAACTGCGCCGGCGGCGTGACCCCGTGGGGCACGGTCCTCTCCGGCGAGGAGAACTTCAACCAGTACTTCGTCGGCGGCGACGGTGCCCCGGAGGAGCTGAAGCCGAAGCTGGCCCGCTACGGCATCAGCACCACCAGCCGCTACCCGAGCGGCAACCGCAAGTGGGAGCGTGCGGACGAGCGCTTCGACCTGGCCAGGCACCCGAACGAGGCGCACCGGTTCGGCTGGATCGTCGAGATCGACCCGTACGACCCGGAGAGCCGCCCGCGCAAGCACACCGCGCTCGGCCGGTTCAAGCACGAGGGCGCGAACGTCATCGTCGCCAGGAGCGGCCACGTCGTGGCGTACATGGGTGACGACGAGCGGTTCGACTACCTCTACAAGTTCGTGTCGGACAAGAAGTTCATGAAGGGCAACTCCTGGGTCGCCCGGAACCACAACCTGACCCTGCTGGAGTCCGGCACCCTCTACGTCGCCAAGCTGGACTACACCAGCGCGGCCGAGATCGACGGCTCGGGCAAGCTCCCCGCCGACGGCGCGTTCAACGGCCGCGGCACGTGGATCAAGCTGGTCAGCGGCAACCGGTCGTACGTCGAGGGGATGACCGCGGCGGACGTGCTCACCTTCACCCGGATCGCCGGTGACAAGGTCGGCGCGACCAAGATGGACCGGCCGGAGGACGTCGAGCCGAGCCTGCTCACCGGCAAGGTGTACGTGGCGCTGACCAACAACACCAACCGTGGTGTCGGCGGCAACCCGACGGCGGACGAGGCGAACCCGCGTACCGCCAACAAGCACGGTCACGTGCTGGAACTGGTCGAGGACCGCAACGACAACGCGGCCGAGACCTTCGCCTGGTCGGTCCCGATCGTGGCGGGTGACCCGACCGACCCGTCGACCTACTTCGCCGGGTACGACAAGACGAAGGTGTCGCCGATCTCGTGCCCGGACAACGTCGCCTTCGACGCCACCGGCAACCTCTGGATCTCCACCGACGGCAACGCGCTGGGCAGCAACGACGGCCTCTTCGCGACCGCCATCGAGGGCCCGGAGCGCGGTCACCTCAAGCAGTTCCTCACCGTGCCGCTCGGCGCCGAGGCCTGCGGCCCGTTCATCACCGGCGACAACCGGTCGGTCTTCGTGGCCGTGCAGCACCCCGGTGAGATCTCCGGCGCCTCCGTCGAGAACCCCGCCTCCAACTGGCCGGACGGCGACTACGCCAAGCCGGGCGTCGTGGTCACGTGGCGCCTGGACGGCGGCCCGATCGGCAGCTGA
- a CDS encoding IclR family transcriptional regulator: MRDPLAEPSDLIRSVSRALRVLESVGRAPKGLTVKQIARRCELTVATTYHLVRTLAYEGYVIRREDGTYIVGLEVADRYRELVTAFRGPQAVGECLRRAAADTGYSHYLGKFVGGQVAITAVAEGARSPYLEDLVPGFDEGAHATALGKALLATLTAEQRFRYLREYGMRPFTSATLTTVEAFEADLAAGERRGMQMELGQYRQGVACAAVLVTPDKDMERRVVLACALPASEMMTSARVVRAKLLTTARTIADSLAAES; encoded by the coding sequence GTGCGCGACCCCTTGGCGGAACCCTCGGACCTGATCCGGAGCGTGTCCCGTGCGCTGCGAGTGCTCGAGTCGGTCGGCCGTGCCCCGAAGGGGCTGACCGTCAAGCAGATCGCGCGTCGGTGCGAGCTGACCGTGGCGACCACCTACCACCTGGTCCGGACCCTGGCGTACGAGGGCTACGTGATCCGCCGCGAGGACGGCACGTACATCGTGGGCCTGGAGGTGGCCGACCGCTACCGCGAGCTGGTCACGGCGTTCCGGGGGCCGCAGGCGGTCGGGGAGTGCCTCCGCCGCGCCGCCGCCGACACCGGCTACAGCCACTACCTCGGCAAGTTCGTCGGCGGGCAGGTGGCGATCACGGCGGTCGCCGAGGGCGCGCGCTCGCCGTACCTGGAGGACCTCGTCCCCGGCTTCGACGAGGGGGCGCACGCCACCGCGCTGGGGAAGGCGCTGCTCGCGACACTCACCGCCGAGCAGCGGTTCCGCTACCTCCGCGAGTACGGCATGCGTCCGTTCACCTCCGCCACGCTGACCACCGTGGAGGCGTTCGAGGCCGACCTGGCGGCGGGGGAGCGGCGGGGCATGCAGATGGAGCTGGGGCAGTACCGGCAGGGCGTGGCCTGCGCGGCGGTGCTGGTGACCCCCGACAAGGACATGGAGCGCCGGGTGGTGCTCGCCTGCGCGCTGCCGGCCAGCGAGATGATGACGTCCGCCCGGGTGGTCCGCGCGAAGCTGCTCACCACCGCCCGCACCATCGCGGACAGTCTCGCCGCCGAAAGTTGA
- a CDS encoding MFS transporter, producing the protein MVDSALQSPDAPTRPVRAAAGAIAVTIACVLPVFLVGGLAVQMGDELGFSPAGLGVVVAVYFGVGALASVPSGTLAERYGPAVVARAGILVSAGAMLAVAGLARSYPVLVGLLALAGTANALGQLASNAALARHVPVRCQGLSFGVKQAAIPVSTLLAGVAVPTVALTVGWRWAFVVAAGAALAVLPAVSAREPRPIRTTTRARSGRATGALVVVGVAATLAAASANALGTFVVDSAATRGLAPALAGLTLTLGSAVCVAARVGAGWLADRRASGHLAVIAAMLVVGAGGLGLLAMTGPVPLVVGVVLGFGLGWAWPGLMNFAVVRLHSQAPASATSITQTGVYAGGCLGPLSLGPLAAHAGYSAMWTTAAVSMLLAAALMLTGSRLLSTPPAEHRRS; encoded by the coding sequence ATGGTCGACAGCGCGCTCCAGTCCCCCGACGCCCCGACCCGGCCCGTACGGGCCGCCGCCGGCGCCATCGCCGTCACCATCGCCTGCGTCCTGCCGGTCTTCCTGGTCGGCGGGCTCGCCGTGCAGATGGGCGACGAGCTGGGCTTCTCCCCGGCCGGCCTCGGGGTGGTCGTGGCGGTCTACTTCGGCGTCGGCGCGCTGGCGTCGGTGCCCTCCGGCACGCTCGCCGAGCGGTACGGCCCGGCCGTCGTGGCCCGGGCCGGCATCCTGGTGTCGGCGGGCGCCATGCTGGCCGTGGCCGGGCTCGCCCGGTCGTACCCGGTGCTGGTCGGCCTGCTCGCGCTGGCCGGCACGGCCAACGCCCTGGGTCAGCTCGCCAGCAACGCCGCACTGGCCCGGCACGTCCCGGTCCGGTGTCAGGGGCTGTCCTTCGGGGTGAAGCAGGCCGCCATCCCGGTCTCCACGCTGCTGGCCGGGGTGGCGGTGCCGACCGTGGCGCTGACCGTCGGGTGGCGCTGGGCGTTCGTGGTGGCCGCCGGTGCCGCCCTGGCCGTGTTGCCGGCCGTGTCCGCGCGGGAGCCGCGCCCGATCCGGACGACCACCCGGGCCCGGAGTGGGCGCGCCACCGGGGCCCTGGTCGTCGTCGGGGTGGCCGCGACCCTCGCCGCCGCCTCGGCGAACGCCCTCGGCACCTTCGTGGTGGACTCCGCCGCCACCCGGGGCCTGGCTCCCGCGCTGGCCGGCCTGACACTGACCCTCGGCAGCGCCGTCTGCGTCGCCGCCCGGGTCGGCGCCGGCTGGCTCGCCGATCGCCGGGCGAGCGGTCACCTGGCGGTCATCGCCGCGATGCTGGTGGTGGGGGCCGGCGGGCTCGGTCTGCTCGCGATGACCGGACCGGTCCCGCTGGTGGTCGGCGTGGTGCTCGGCTTCGGTCTGGGCTGGGCGTGGCCCGGGCTGATGAACTTCGCCGTGGTCCGGCTCCATTCGCAGGCTCCGGCCTCCGCCACCTCGATCACCCAGACCGGCGTGTACGCGGGCGGCTGCCTCGGCCCCCTGTCCCTCGGCCCCCTCGCAGCCCACGCGGGCTACTCGGCGATGTGGACCACGGCGGCCGTCTCGATGCTGCTGGCCGCCGCCCTGATGCTGACCGGCAGCCGCCTCCTGTCCACCCCACCGGCCGAACACCGTCGATCATGA